In Myripristis murdjan chromosome 9, fMyrMur1.1, whole genome shotgun sequence, the following proteins share a genomic window:
- the LOC115364876 gene encoding uncharacterized protein LOC115364876 produces MNPYSNPTLNSCLSPHEGATPSFISSPPLFTAPNSNLDTHSPSLSAALPSHPIIQTGHSSHTLRNGDLPPFQAPSAQDLNPNVIPCPFTSLPPASDPGFSLSPPSEPYPHQTPVSSLPLGPTLEPILGGNSTPNPYADPSTHLSQVSVVVPSPGLCPSSEEMSCPDLECAICFSQFNNVFRCPKMLQCKHTFCLECLARINVKSTQPNVIQCPLCRGLTPLPTLGLPKLATDSDVLSYLPAAMQRVYSIRFVRNKGKLQVKRSSEGRQCGQRSLTSFGRSLDVGLPSPPAGGLRGGGAEAGAVGGALFRLTGQPACRAFLLTSVVMMMLLLTGIIIFLLFVRNSQP; encoded by the exons ATGAATCCCTACTCAAATCCAACCCTGAACTCCTGCCTCTCGCCACATGAGGGTGCCACTCCCTCCTTCATATCTAGCCCACCCCTCTTTACAGCCCCCAACTCAAATCTAGACACCCACAGCCCGTCCCTGTCAGCAGCTTTACCCTCTCATCCCATCATCCAGACGGGTCATAGTTCCCACACACTTCGAAACGGTGACCTGCCTCCCTTTCAAGCTCCATCAGCCCAAGACCTGAACCCAAACGTGATCCCGTGCCCCTTCACCTCACTGCCCCCGGCCTCAGATCCAGGCTTTAGTCTCAGCCCACCATCCGAACCTTATCCTCACCAAACTCCAGTCTCCTCTTTACCTCTAGGACCCACCCTAGAGCCCATCCTGGGTGGAAACTCCACCCCAAACCCCTACGCTGACCCATCCACACACCTGTCCCAGGTGTCAGTCGTCGTCCCGTCCCCAGGCCTCTGCCCGTCCTCGGAGGAGATGTCCTGCCCGGACCTGGAGTGTGCCATCTGCTTCAGCCAGTTCAACAATGTCTTCCGCTGTCCCAAGATGCTTCAGTGCAAGCACACGTTCTGCCTGGAGTGCCTGGCCCGCATCAACGTCAAGTCGACCCAGCCCAACGTCATCCAGTGCCCGCTGTGCCGTGGCCTCACCCCGCTGCCCACCCTCGGGCTGCCGAAGCTGGCCACGGACTCGGACGTGCTGTCCTACCTGCCGGCCGCCATGCAGAGGGTCTACAGCATCCGCTTCGTCCGCAACAAAGGAAAGCTGCAGGTCAAAAG gTCATCTGAAGGTCGCCAGTGCGGTCAGAGGTCGCTGACGTCGTTCGGCCGCTCCCTGGACGTGGGGCTGCCCAGCCCGCCTGCAGGGGGCCtgagagggggcggggcagagGCGGGGGCAGTGGGCGGAGCTCTGTTCAGACTGACGGGCCAGCCGGCGTGTCGGGCCTTCCTCCTGACGtctgtggtgatgatgatgctgctgctgacgggcatcatcatcttcctcctgttcGTCAGGAACAGCCAGCCCTGA